Below is a genomic region from Ammonifex degensii KC4.
AAGACGCCAAGCGCGGTAGCCACCATCTTTCCTCCCCGGAAGCGCAGGAAGACCGAGAAGGCATGACCCACCAGGGCTGCAGCTCCAGTCAAAACGGCAGCAGTAGGACCCAGGCGCATTCCCAGGTAAGTGGCCAAAGCACCCTTACCCACATCCCCTATAAAAGCCAAGGTGCCGTAAAGGGGCCCCAGCGTCCGCCACACGTTGGTAGCCCCTATGTTACCGCTGCCTCGCTCGAAGATATTGACTCCCTTGAGCCGTGCCAGCAGGTAACCGGTAGGAAAAGAGCCGATCAAATAAGCCAAAAGTGTAAATCCTAAAAGCTTAAACATGTTTTTCCCTCCTCTTCTTGTGCCGGCGCAGAACGAAGCGTATGGGGGTGCCGGTAAAATCGAAGGCTGCCCGCAGCTGGTTCTCCAGGTACTTGCGGTAGTAAGGAGTCATGAGCTCCGGGTCGTTCACTTGCAGGAGAAAGACCGGCGGCTCCACCGCCACCTGGTAAGCCCGGTAGATCTCCAGCCGCTTATCCTTCACCCGAGGAGGAGGATTGCGTAGCTGAGCTTCTTCCACAACTTCCCATAGTTCCTGCTCGCGCACCCGGCGGCGAGCGTTGGCCAACGCCCTTTCCACCTCGGTCAACACCTGGGTAACCCCGAACCCCTCCGGAGCCACGGTGAAGACCACCGGAGCATAGTTGATGAAGTAAAGCTCTCGCCTTAACGCCTCCAGATAGCGGGGGGCGTCCTTCCGGGAAGAAGGCACCAAGTCCCACTTGTTGACCGCTATAACCACCGCCCGTCCTGCCTCCTCAATAAGACCGGCAATCCTCTTGTCCTGCATGGTCACCCCTTCGGCGCCATCCAGAACCAGAACGGCGACGTGGGCGCGCCTTAGAGCCTGCCGGGCCCGCAGGCAGCTCTGCCGCTCTGCCTCCTCCTTTATCCGGCTGCGGCGACGCAGCCCTGCCGTGTCGATGAGGATGTAGGGCTGCCCCTCCCAGGTGAAGAAGGTATCCACCGCGTCGCGGGTGGTACCGGGAATATCGCTGACGATCACCCTTTCCTCTCCCAGGAGGGCGTTCACCAAGGAAGACTTCCCCACGTTGGGGCGCCCCACGATGGCCACTGCTATGGCCTCGGCCTGTGGTCTTTCCTCTTCCCTATCCTCCGGTGGAAGTCGGTCGATCACCGCGTCCAGGAGGTCGCCCACATTTAGGCCCTGGGCTGCCGACACGGGTATGGGCTCGGTGCTCAGGCCCAGAGCGTAAAAGTCGGACAGCACCGGCGGAGGGTCGAACTTGTCCACCTTGTTTACCACCAGCAGGGTGGGTTTCCCCGTCCGCCGTAGCATAGAAGCTATGGCCTGATCCTCGGCAGTAACCCCTGTCTTGTAGTCCACCACAAAAAGCACGAGATCGGCCTCTTCCAAGGCCTGCTCCACCTGGCGCCTGATGGCCACCTCTAAAGGACTTTCCGGGCTTTCCACCACTCCCCCGGTGTCCACCAGCACGAATTCGCGCCCGCACCACTCTACTTCCCGGTAGAGGCGGTCGCGGGTCACTCCCGGCTCCTCCTCCACTATAGCTACCCCTTTTCCCACCAAACGGTTAAAAAGGGTGGACTTGCCTACGTTCGGGCGTCCCACTATCACCACAACGGGTTTTCCCACCCTTTCCCGCCTCCTTTCGCCGCTTCTTGGAAAGTCAACTGCACCAACTCCTCTGGCGTACCAGCAGCTTCTACTCGGCAACCTAGCTCCGCCGCCAGTTCATCCAGAGTAAGATCATCCAGGAAGAGATGGCCGTCCTTCAGGGCTACCGCAGGCAGCATCACCAGGTCCGGCCGGGGGCGGGAAAGCAAGGCCCGCCTTATGTCCCGGCCGGTTAAAAGCCCAGCCACGGTCACGGTAGGTCCGAAGAACTCGTTTTCCACCACCACCAGCTCCACTTCTAGCCCCCTTATCTTATTCAAACGGGCTACCACCGGTTCTAAAAGACCCGCTGCCAGCACCCCGGTGACGATGACCGCCCGGAGGGGCGAGGCTTCCCGGGGAAGGCGGGGCTTCAACTTTTCCCAGCCGGAGAGAAATTGCCGCGCTAAGCCCACCCCGTTTTCCAGCTGGGGAAATCCCTCATAAGCGGAGGCCGGGGGAAGGGGGCTCCCAGCCAGGAGATAGAGTTCGTCTGCCGCGTACACCAGCCTCGTCCCCCAGCACCGGTGAAACTTGCGTTGCCACGAATGTATCTTTTCCAGAAGAAGCGCCGCTTCCTCCCGGGAGACTGGGCGCAAAGGGTAAAGTCCTTGCCGGTAACGGGTAAGCCCCACCGGGACAACGGCAATGGAGGCCACTGCCGGGTAAAGGCTGGCCAAGTCCTCCACTGTGCGCTCAAGCTCTACCCCGTCGTTAATTCCCGGGCAGAGCACTATCTGGGTGTGTAGGGTTATGCCGCCGGCGGCCAGGAACTTTAACTGCTCCATGATGAGCCCGGCGCGGGGATTGCCCATGAGCTTGGCTCGTAATTGTGGGTTGGTGGTGTGCACGGATATGTAAAGAGGGCTTAAGCGCTGCTCTACGATGCGCTCAAGATCTTTCCGGGTGCAGTTGGTTAGAGTAGTGAAGTTTCCTTCCCAGAAGGAAAGGCGATAATCGTCGTCTTTGAAGCTTAAAGTAGGGCGTAGGCCCGGCGGTTGCTGATCCACAAAACAAAAAAGGCAGCGGTTGGCGCACCGGCGAACAGAACCGAAAGGGTGCGCGAAGTCCAGACCCCAGGGCCGCTCCGGCTCGGGGAGACGCAGCACCAGCTCCCGCCCATCGCGCCGCAGGAAAAGCCGGCGGCCGGAAGCGGTGTAAAAGTAAAAGTCGATGATGTCCCGCAGGGTATTCTCGTCCACCCGCAAGAGCAAATCCCCGGGTCTCAATCCCAGAAGAGCTCCTTGCCCCTGAGGATCGACCGCTTTGATCTCCAGACCGCGCAAAGTGAAAATGTACCTCCGTTCGCGCTTTCCAATCCCAAAATAACAGAAAAGCCCGGGCGAAGCAAACAACTTCGCCCGGGAGTGTGCATTTGACCTCCTAAGCGTCCGGTTCTTATTCTTTCTTCTTGCGGAGGCCGAGCTCCCTGGACCAGAAGTGGCGCAGTCTTTCTTTTGCTCCCTGCCAGCTGCCCGTACTCAGGAGGAGGTAGCCTCCCACTCCCACCACTACCGCCAGCAGGAGCCAGGCCACAGTTCGCCAAGCTCCGGGCGTGCGCTCCGTCAAGGGACGCTCCCCCTCCGGCAGGTCGGGGCGGGAACCTTCCAGCCCCAGGACTACCGGTACGGCCTCCGCCAGCAGCATCACTCCCCGTTCCGCTTCCGGCCGGGTCAGCGTGTGGGTGCCACACTCCAGCAAGAGGGCGGTGGGAGAAAGGTCCTGGTTGTAGTTGCCCCGCCCCAGGTAGATTCCTTTAACCAGTCCCGGGTGCACCCGGTTGGCGTAGCTCATGAGGCGCTTGGCAAAGTCGAGGTTGGCGCTCATCTTGGGGTTCTGCCGCCCTACCACGATCCGGATCTGTCCCACCGAACTGCCCCTTATATAGGCCCGGTAGAAGTCGGGGTCAGGAACCCCATCTCTATGGACATCGAAAATGGCCAAGGGACGGCTTTGCAGGAGCCGGGTGGCCGTCTTGCGGGAGCGCACGTAAGCGTAAGCATCGTGAGGGTCGTGCGGGGTGACATCGTGGTTAACCCTTACCCCTACCCTTTCGAGCCTCCGGCTGAAACGCGCTCCCACTTTGAGAATGCCTCCCCGGTAAGGAATGGAAGCGGCTCCGTCGGTGGGAACGTAGGACTCGTCGCTATGGGTATGGTAAATAGCCACCGTGCGGTTAGGTCCCAAGACCGCTGTTGGCACGGCTACCTGCTCGAAGTAGGCTTCCCATACCAGAAGATCCCGGTCTCTTCCCAGAAGGCGGGCCTCGGCCACCCTCCCCCGCACCCTCTCTACCCGGTAATGCTTTCCTTCAGGGGTGAAGAATTCGTCCCCTGGCGCTACCTCGCGGGCCAGGCGGTCGATTACCCGCCGCTCTTTGTCCACCACCGTAAAAAATTCTCCTGGGCCGAGCTCTCCGTCATAACTCTCGGTTCGGGAGCTCAAAGCAGGAAGGGATCTCCCGCCCAGCCAGAAGGCGAGGCATATAACCCCCAATACCAGAGCAATTCCCAGCCAGAGCTTACTCCTGGCCATCCTTTTCCTCCTCTCCAGGCGGGCGCAAATTCTTAAGCAGGGCTAGTGGTCTTCCCTCCGTCTCCGGCCCTCCTTGCAGGCGCTCGCGCGCCTCGCCCACGAGCTCAGCCAAAAGGACGGCTAATAATCCCGAAAGCACTGTGGCATCGAAGACTCCGCCACCCCCTAGATTTACGGTAATGGGAGCTCGGCTCTTCAGAACCCAGAAGTAGTGTCCCAGGTCTCCCAGCAATACTCCCAAGGTGGCAGCTACAAAGGCCGCCCGGCGCGAGCGCCCCATAAGATAGGCCACCGCGGCGGCTACCAGGGGGAAAAGGTAAAGGGGTTCTAGGAAATCGTAGCGTCCCGCCGGCTCCTTTATCCCCCGCATGAGGTAGGTGCCCAGCAGATAAACTGCCAAACCGGTGACCAAAGCCCCGATAAGCGCCCTTGCCTTCTCCTCTCTAGTCCCGGCTCCGACCACTAAATAAATGGCCAACCCTATCGGCACCAGCGTCCCACCCACGTTAAGCGAAAGGTGGGGCAGAAGGGGAAGGTCAATAAGGCTTCCCACGACCATGGCCCCGATCATCAAAAGGGCTGCGCGGTCAGAAAGGCGCATCCGGTCCAGCACCCGGTGCCCTATGCCCAGGTAAATAAGCAAGGAAAGCAGGATGAGAAGAAGTATTCCTACCGGCATTCGGTCCATCTTTTCTTCTCCCTCCTCCTCCCAAAGGCTTTCCCGGAAAGAGAGCAGATATGCGCCGAAAAATTAAGGG
It encodes:
- a CDS encoding DUF1614 domain-containing protein, giving the protein MPVGILLLILLSLLIYLGIGHRVLDRMRLSDRAALLMIGAMVVGSLIDLPLLPHLSLNVGGTLVPIGLAIYLVVGAGTREEKARALIGALVTGLAVYLLGTYLMRGIKEPAGRYDFLEPLYLFPLVAAAVAYLMGRSRRAAFVAATLGVLLGDLGHYFWVLKSRAPITVNLGGGGVFDATVLSGLLAVLLAELVGEARERLQGGPETEGRPLALLKNLRPPGEEEKDGQE
- the der gene encoding ribosome biogenesis GTPase Der, coding for MGKPVVVIVGRPNVGKSTLFNRLVGKGVAIVEEEPGVTRDRLYREVEWCGREFVLVDTGGVVESPESPLEVAIRRQVEQALEEADLVLFVVDYKTGVTAEDQAIASMLRRTGKPTLLVVNKVDKFDPPPVLSDFYALGLSTEPIPVSAAQGLNVGDLLDAVIDRLPPEDREEERPQAEAIAVAIVGRPNVGKSSLVNALLGEERVIVSDIPGTTRDAVDTFFTWEGQPYILIDTAGLRRRSRIKEEAERQSCLRARQALRRAHVAVLVLDGAEGVTMQDKRIAGLIEEAGRAVVIAVNKWDLVPSSRKDAPRYLEALRRELYFINYAPVVFTVAPEGFGVTQVLTEVERALANARRRVREQELWEVVEEAQLRNPPPRVKDKRLEIYRAYQVAVEPPVFLLQVNDPELMTPYYRKYLENQLRAAFDFTGTPIRFVLRRHKKRREKHV
- the plsY gene encoding glycerol-3-phosphate 1-O-acyltransferase PlsY; protein product: MFKLLGFTLLAYLIGSFPTGYLLARLKGVNIFERGSGNIGATNVWRTLGPLYGTLAFIGDVGKGALATYLGMRLGPTAAVLTGAAALVGHAFSVFLRFRGGKMVATALGVFLLLAPKATLGALAVWIFVFALGRYVSLASIIAAGSLPILTYALRYPRGICIFSFLAALVVILRHRDNIRRLLEGKEHRFGR
- the spoIIP gene encoding stage II sporulation protein P, whose product is MARSKLWLGIALVLGVICLAFWLGGRSLPALSSRTESYDGELGPGEFFTVVDKERRVIDRLAREVAPGDEFFTPEGKHYRVERVRGRVAEARLLGRDRDLLVWEAYFEQVAVPTAVLGPNRTVAIYHTHSDESYVPTDGAASIPYRGGILKVGARFSRRLERVGVRVNHDVTPHDPHDAYAYVRSRKTATRLLQSRPLAIFDVHRDGVPDPDFYRAYIRGSSVGQIRIVVGRQNPKMSANLDFAKRLMSYANRVHPGLVKGIYLGRGNYNQDLSPTALLLECGTHTLTRPEAERGVMLLAEAVPVVLGLEGSRPDLPEGERPLTERTPGAWRTVAWLLLAVVVGVGGYLLLSTGSWQGAKERLRHFWSRELGLRKKKE
- a CDS encoding DUF512 domain-containing protein, producing MRGLEIKAVDPQGQGALLGLRPGDLLLRVDENTLRDIIDFYFYTASGRRLFLRRDGRELVLRLPEPERPWGLDFAHPFGSVRRCANRCLFCFVDQQPPGLRPTLSFKDDDYRLSFWEGNFTTLTNCTRKDLERIVEQRLSPLYISVHTTNPQLRAKLMGNPRAGLIMEQLKFLAAGGITLHTQIVLCPGINDGVELERTVEDLASLYPAVASIAVVPVGLTRYRQGLYPLRPVSREEAALLLEKIHSWQRKFHRCWGTRLVYAADELYLLAGSPLPPASAYEGFPQLENGVGLARQFLSGWEKLKPRLPREASPLRAVIVTGVLAAGLLEPVVARLNKIRGLEVELVVVENEFFGPTVTVAGLLTGRDIRRALLSRPRPDLVMLPAVALKDGHLFLDDLTLDELAAELGCRVEAAGTPEELVQLTFQEAAKGGGKGWENPLW